The Polyangiaceae bacterium genome segment GAACGCGGCGAGACGGCGCGGGCCCTGACCCTGGTCGAACGCGCACTGGCCTTGGACATCGACGCGCCCGGTGCTGAAGAGCGACATCGCCGCTGGTCGGGCAGCCTGGGCGTCGGCATGGCCACGCCCGCCGCCCACGGCAAGGACACGACGATGCTGACCGCGTCAGCGCCGGAAACGAGCTTCCGTCTGGTCGGCGAAGCGGGGCGGGGTGGGGCCGGCGCGGTGTTCGAGGCGGTGGACGATTCGCTCTCGCGCCGCGTCGCGCTCAAGGTCTACCACGAGCCCGAGCGCGACCGAGACAAGCTGGTTCGCGAAGCCAGCACGGCGGTGAGCTTCCGCGGTCGCGGCGTCGTTCGAGTGTTCGACGTGGAGCCCGAGCGTGGTCTGATCGTGATGGAGTGGCTGCCCGCGGGCGCGCTGAAGCGGTGGCTGGCGCGGGGCGACGCGGAGTTCCTCTGGCCTCTGGAGCGCTGGCTGATTCCGCTGGCTCGGGCCTTGGCGCGAGTGCACGACGCGGGATGGGTTCACGGCGACATCAAACCCGCCAACGTGCTGTTTCGCACCGCGGCCGAACCGATCTTGAGCGATTTCGGTTTGGCGCATCGCGCGGGAGAGCAAGCTGGGGGAGGCAGCCGCGGCT includes the following:
- a CDS encoding serine/threonine-protein kinase encodes the protein MSWFDRFRRPPPAPPVAPRPRVAPTPSRPPIPAELELLRDLDVGVDVSDALDALRILMGGSHERAALTALTQAHAKGVLPPVLATLGAQIHERRGESDRALHLLDDPRGVDALLLAADLWSERGETARALTLVERALALDIDAPGAEERHRRWSGSLGVGMATPAAHGKDTTMLTASAPETSFRLVGEAGRGGAGAVFEAVDDSLSRRVALKVYHEPERDRDKLVREASTAVSFRGRGVVRVFDVEPERGLIVMEWLPAGALKRWLARGDAEFLWPLERWLIPLARALARVHDAGWVHGDIKPANVLFRTAAEPILSDFGLAHRAGEQAGGGSRGYLSPERIAGAALTPADDVYALGRLMEDALGALATRRREGSADHRLRAVSRQCLQPADRRPPDATAFIALLQSEVAAPV